In Octopus bimaculoides isolate UCB-OBI-ISO-001 chromosome 28, ASM119413v2, whole genome shotgun sequence, the following are encoded in one genomic region:
- the LOC106874813 gene encoding zinc finger protein 91 has protein sequence MENSEKSIQLISPEPMTKEMGSYECDICTKSFFQKRDLLKHKRIHKGEKLYCCDICGKSFSCSSKLSTHKRSHTGEKPYHCEICGKSFSQNSNLTKHVHIHTGEKPYHCDICGKSFSRSIHVTTHKRSHTGEKPYHCDICGKSFSRSSNVTVHKRTHTGEQPYHCDICGKSFSYSSKLSTHNLSHTGEKPYHCDICGKSFARSSNVIAHKRTHTGERPYHCDICGKSFFGNTDLTKHKYIHTRGKPYHCDICGKACTNNHVLARHKRIHTGEKPYHCDICGKSFSQRSHLSTHKSIHTGEKPYHCDICGKSFSQRSHLSTHIRIHTGEEPYHCNICGESFSHNNILTIHERIHTGEKPYHCDICGKRFSIKSSLTSHHHSHTGEKPYHCDICGKPFSDNSVLAAHKRNHTGEKPYHCNICSESFAYNSSLTAHKCIHTGEKPYHCDICSKSFSHNCTLTIHKRIHTGEKPYHCNICGKSFSRNSNLTAHKRIHTGEKPYHCDICGKSFSQNSNKLSTHNRSHTGEKPYHCDICGKSFSRSSNVTAHKRTHTGERPYHCDICGKSFSYSSKLSIHNRSHTGEKPYHCDICGKSFARSSNVTAHKRTHTGERPYHCDVCGKSFFGNTDLTKHKYIHTGGKPYQTDVCGKRFSNKRSVTSHKRIHTGEKPYHCDICGKSFTSNSYLNVHRRIHTGETPYHCDICGKACTNNHVLARHKRIHTGETPYHCDICGKSFSQRSHLSTHNSIHTGEKPYHCDICGKSFSQRSHLSTHIRIHTGEKPYHCNICGESFSHNNILTIHERIHTGEKPYHCDICGKRFSIKSSLTSHHHSHTGETAYQCDICGKPFSDSSALTAHNRIHTREKPYHCDICGKPYSNNSALAVHKCIHTGVKPYHCNICSESFAYNSTLTAHKRIHTGEKPYHCDICGKSFSQNSKLTKHKHIHAKEQ, from the exons atggaaaatagtGAGAAAAGTATACAATTGATTTCCCCTGAACCCATGACAAAAGAGATGGGATCATACGAATGTGATATCTGTACAAAGTCCTTCTTTCAAAAACGTGATCTACttaagcacaaacgtattcacaaaGGAGAGAAACTATACtgttgtgacatttgtggtaaatcattctcttgcaGTAGTAAATTATCTACACACAAACGttctcatacaggagagaaaccatatcattgtgaaatctgtggtaaatcattctctcaaaatagtaacTTAACAAAACACGTAcatatccatacaggagagaagccatatcattgtgatatctgtggtaaatcattctcaagaAGCATTCATGTTACTACACACAAACGttctcatacaggagagaaaccatatcattgtgatatctgtggtaaatcattttctcgaaGTAGTAATGTTACTgtgcacaaacgtactcatacaggagagcagccatatcactgtgatatctgtggtaaatcattctcttacaGTAGCAAGTTATCTACACACAATCTTtctcatacaggggagaaaccatatcattgtgatatctgtggtaaatcatttgctcgAAGTAGTAATGTTATTgcgcacaaacgtactcatacaggagagagaccatatcactgtgatatctgtggtaaatcattctttggAAATACTGACTTAACAAAACACAAGTATATTCATACAAGAgggaagccatatcattgtgatatttgtggtaaagcatGCACTAATAATCATGTCTTAGcaagacacaaacgtattcatacaggagagaaaccatatcattgtgatatttgtggtaaatcattctcacaaagAAGTCACTTATCTACACACaaaagtattcatacaggagagaaaccatatcactgtgatatttgtggtaaatcattctctcaaagaagtcacttatctacacatatacgtattcatacaggagaggaaccatatcattgtaatatctgtggtgaatcattctctcaTAATAATATCTTAACTATTCAtgaacgcattcatacaggagagaagccatatcattgtgatatttgcgGTAAACGATTCTCTATTAAAAGTTCCTTAACATCACACCATCAttctcatacaggagagaaaccatatcattgtgatatttgtggtaaaccATTCTCTGACAATAGTGTCTTAGCAGCACACAAGCGTaatcatacaggagagaaaccatatcattgtaacATCTGCAGTGAATCATTCGCTTATAATAGTAGCTTAACtgcacataaatgtattcatacaggagagaaaccatatcactgtgatatctgcagtaaatcattctctcataattGTACCCTAactatacataaacgtattcatacaggagagaaaccatatcattgtaatatttgtggtaaatcattctctcgtaaTAGTAACTTAACtgcacataaacgtattcatacaggagagaagccatatcactgtgatatttgtggtaaatccttctctcaaaatagtaa TAAGTTATCTACACACAATCGttctcacacaggagagaaaccatatcattgtgatatctgtggtaaatcattttctcgaaGTAGTAATGTTACTgcgcacaaacgtactcatacaggagagcgaccatatcactgtgatatctgtggtaaatcattctcttacaGTAGCAAGTTATCAATACACAATCGttctcacacaggagagaaaccatatcattgtgatatctgtggtaaatcatttgctcgAAGTAGTAATGTTActgcacacaaacgtactcatacaggagagagaccatatcactgtgatgtctgtggtaaatcattctttggAAATACTGACTTAACAAAACACaagtatattcatacaggagggAAGCCATATCAAACTGATGTTTGTGGTAAACGATTCTCAAATAAAAGATCTGTAACatcacacaaacgtattcatacaggagagaaaccatatcattgtgatatctgtggtaaatcattcactagTAATAGTTACTTAAAcgtacacagacgtattcatacaggagagacaccatatcattgtgatatttgtggtaaagcatGCACTAATAATCATGTCTTAGcaagacacaaacgtattcatacaggagagacaccatatcattgtgatatctgtggtaaatcattctcacaaagAAGTCACTTATCTACACACAAtagtattcatacaggagagaaaccatatcactgtgatatttgtggtaaatcattctctcaaagaagtcacttatctacacatatacgtattcatacaggagagaaaccatatcactgtaatatctgtggtgaatcattctctcaTAATAATATCTTAACTATTCAtgaacgcattcatacaggagagaagccatatcattgtgatatttgcgGTAAACGATTCTCTATTAAAAGTTCCTTAACATCACACCATCATTCTCATACAGGAGAGACagcatatcaatgtgatatttgtggtaaaccATTCTCTGACAGTAGTGCTTTAACTGCACACAATCgtattcatacaagagagaaaccatatcattgtgatatttgtgg